In the genome of Oncorhynchus keta strain PuntledgeMale-10-30-2019 unplaced genomic scaffold, Oket_V2 Un_contig_6068_pilon_pilon, whole genome shotgun sequence, one region contains:
- the LOC127925679 gene encoding protein PERCC1, producing the protein MAAGVIRTFRLSATPSCYLPMILQHSLMDEEEEEREEEEEEEEEEDREEEEGDEEQEAFSSPAPCSSDLTNQLLRFADTISRDVMRYFGCRHDDPDACDIYSDNDRISTATSGRRRYYDDLVRMATGSPESVSRAGNHQGPCVSVAGGDGSLGPLAELFDCRIGASQGRCRPMNKRHLPLSFWNEPIPCLPVGTLISADNTRTHHNTNSHDNTTSHDNTHTHPDFSDLLAYWDPNPDLTHTHTDLTHTDLTHTDLTHTLTSHTTDTDLTVTH; encoded by the exons ATGGCGGCAGGTGTCATCAGAACCTTCCGTCTCTCGGCCACTCCCTCCTGCTATCTACCCATGATCCTCCAACATTCCCTCATGgacgaggaagaagaggagagggaggaggaggaggaggaagaggaagaggag gacagggaggaagaggaaggtgaTGAGGAGCAGGAAGCTTTCTCAAGCCCCGCCCCTTGCTCGTCAGAtctgaccaatcagctgcttcgGTTTGCTGACACCATCAGCCGGGACGTCATGCGATATTTTGGCTGTCGCCACGACGACCCGGACGCCTGTGACATCTACAGCGACAATGACCGCATCTCCACAGCAACAAGCGGACGACGGCGTTACTATGATGACCTGGTTAGGATGGCAACAGGAAGCCCGGAGTCCGTGTCTAGGGCTGGCAATCACCAAGGACCGTGTGTTTCTGTTGCCGGGGGTGATGGAAGTCTGGGTCCGTTGGCCGAGTTGTTTGACTGTCGGATTGGGGCGAGCCAGGGACGATGTCGTCCAATGAACAAGAGACACCTCCCTCTCAGCTTCTGGAACGAGCCAATCCCCTGCCTCCCTGTGGGCACACTCATTAGTGCTGACAATACAcgcacacaccacaacacaaactCACATGACAACACGACCTcacacgacaacacacacacacacccggacTTCAGTGACCTGCTTGCTTACTGGGACCCCAATCCTgacctcactcacacacacactgacctcacacacactgacctcacacacactgacctcacacacacactgacctcacACACTACAGACACCGATCTGACGGTGACACACTAA